The region ttagggggagtgttacAATTAATTATGTGGATAATCTCTTGTAATTAGGAGGCAGTTAGCCATATGCTAATTGTCGCATCTTTCTCTCCCTTCTCTTCCAAACGCCGCGTCCGGTGGATGCGTCCCCTCAGGGGATATATAATGTAAATCATCATCAATGAAGAGGACAGCTGAATCATTCGTTGTCTCTCTCGCTCGTCTCTTTTTTAACACCATCATGACCACCTGCCTCCTCCCCCATCTAAGGAACCTGCTCCACGACCTCAACAGTGTGGCTGGGGTGCCGCCAGTGAGTTGCATTGTGGCGGACGGCGTCATGAGCTTTAGCATGGATGCCGCGGTGGAACTCGGCGTGCCGTGTGTGCTGTTCTGGACTGCCAGTGTCTGCGGTTTCATGGGCTACCGCAACTTCCAGTTCCTCCTAGACGAGGGCCTCACCCCTCTCAAAGGTATGTATGGCGCCATGCCTAGTTTGTCAACACCCAGTACAACCAGCGCCGCCTCGTCCGCTCCCGCGGCCCCGGCGCCGTGGCCGGCCTCCCGGGCTTCCGCTTCGCCACCATTCCAGACGGCATACCCACATCCGATGCCGACGCCGACGCTGACTCCACGCAGCCACGCAGGACCCGCCGTCCCTGCTACTACACCATGACCACCTGCCTCCCCCActtgaagagcctgctctgcgacCTCAACGGCGCGGTCAGGGCGCCGCCGGTGAGCTGCGTCCTGGGCGACGGTGTCATGAGCTTCTGTGTggacgccgccgcggagctcggcGTGCCATGCGTGCTGTTCTGGACTGCCAGCGCCTGCGGCTTCATGGGCTACCGCAACTTCCGGTTCCTCCTAGACGAGGGCCTCACCCCTCTCAAAGGTATGTATGGCGCCATGCCCAGTTTGTAACAAGTACTAGCAACCAGCCAACCATGTCCCGAAGATATGTTGCATTCCATGTGTGTGATGTTGGGCGTTCTCATTGACCTGAGCAGACGAAGAGCAAGTAAAGAACGGGTACTTGGACACGCCGGTGGCACATGCACGTGGGATGAGCAAGCACATGCATCTCCGAGACTTCTCATCCTTCATCAGCACAACGGACCCTGGCGACGTGATGTTCAACTTCCTCAAACATGAGGTCGAGCAGTCGGACCGTGCGGCCGCGGTCATCCTCAACACCTTTGACGAGCTTGAGCAGACGGCTCTGGACGCCATGTGTTCCATCCTCCCTCTGCCAGTCTACACCATCGGCCCACTTAACTTCCTCACTGAGCAGCTGGTTTCGGAAGGCGATGTTGGCGACAGGCTCGCCGCCATACGCCCCAGCCTCTGGAGAGAAGACCGGTCCTGCCTCGAATGGTTCCGAGGTAGGGAGCCCCGATCCGTGGTGTATGTCAACTATGGAAGCATAACCACCATGTCCGGGCAGGAGCTGGTGGAGTTTGCGTGGGGGCTTGCCAACTGTAGCTACGACTTCCTCTGGATCGTGAGGAATGACCTGGTAAAGGGCGATACAGCCGTGCTGCCTTCTGAGTTCCTGGAGGCGACCAAGGGCAGGTGCCTTCTTGCGAGCTGGTGCGAGCAGGAGGCGGTGTTGCGGCACGAGGCAGTGGGCGCCTTCTTGACACACTGCGGGTGGAACTCGATGATGGAGGGCCTTAGTGTCGGGGTGCCAATGCTGTGTTGGCCCTTCTTCGCTGAGCAGCAAACCAATTCCCGCTACGCGTGTGTGGAGTGGGGCGTTGGGATGGAAGTTGGCGATGACGTGCGCCGGGAGGCGGTCGAGGCGAGGATAAGGGAGGTGATGGGAGGAGAAGGGGTGGGGAAAGAAATGAGGCGGAAGGCGGCGGAGTGGAGCGAGATAGCCGTTCGTGCGACAACACAACCTGGTGGCAGGTCGTTGGCCAACCTCGAGAGTCTGTTCAAGGATGTACTACTGATCGCCACTAAGAATGCTGAGTAGAATTGGGAATTTGAGATGTGAATTTGAGTTTCTGCATCCAATAAGGCGTGTACTTGGCTATGAGGCTAGCATTCTTTGGTGGGGTTGTGGCCGTATGAGAAGTTGGCCATTGTGGGTCAGTTGGAAATAATTTTCGGCGAATCATATGGTCGTGTGTACATGTAATGCATTTTCAATTATGTTTGCGAGATTTGATACTTATAAAAGAATATGGCTAGTATCAGTCGATGGAGAGATAAGGTGGTGTACCATCTTTCATGAAAACGTGTAATGTATTCTAGGGGCAGAATTTTTTTGGATTTGTCTAAATAtgagttatttatttatttatttattgaaaatAGAGAGTTGTGTTAATTCTCACATAAAGGGCAGATTCTATTCCAGTCCCAACAAGTCTCTTCTCACCTAAAGGGCCTCCTCCACGGGCGCCGTCATCTCTTCTTTCTCCACCCTGCAGCAGCAGCAGGACCGATCAATTATCCTGCCGGTCCTGATTATTGGCGGTCATAATCAGAAGTGCCAtatattatctatctatctatctatacaggTCCAAAATTTTATCCATAAAGTCGGAACTGCAAGAGGGTCTGCTGGTAATTAAGTTGCAAAAACAAACCTTTTACCGCTCCATTTTACCAAAAGAAAATGTATGTTTGGCAAGAATCAAAATGAAGAACAGACTCCAGATGCTGAAGCTGGCCCATGTGGAACTCAATCGACTTCATTGAACTGTTGTTGCACCTATCGAATTTTGCAGGTGGGGATATCATCAGGGGCCAACACAGGGAAGCTCATCGTGGTACTATATTGCAAGTGCTAGCTGTAGTGCCTCATTTGCAATTCTGCAGTCAGTTCCTCATGTGTAAACAACagttgaaatgatgtacatgtgtgAGTTGAAACGATACTATGTTTGAGTTGTGGGGGTCATAGGTGAAACGATACTATGTGCATTGACGATGTCGCCAAAGTCGAACAACCATCGTTTTATCAGTGTGCCAGGCGCCGACGTGGCTTCTCGGGCCGCCTCAGCAGGTGATCCACAGGGTCGCGTCGTACTTGGGGTTGAACCGATGAGCCCGCTTTGCTGGAGTGGCTTCAACCGCATGAACAGCCTCGCCCTTCTGTGTGTCTCGTCCAGGTCCCCGCCTCCTCTTCTCCCCTTCTCCTGGCAGCAAGGTGGCAGCATCAATGGGCAGTGTCTCGCTGCTCGTCCTNNNNNNNNNNNNNNNNNNNNNNNNNNNNNNNNNNNNNNNNNNNNNNNNNNNNNNNNNNNNNNNNNNNNNNNNNNNNNNNNNNNNNNNNNNNNNNNNNNNNNNNNNNNNNNNNNNNNNNNNNNNNNNNNNNNNNNNNNNNNNNNNNNNNNNNNNNNNNNNNNNNNNNNNNNNNNNNNNNNNNNNNNNNNNNNNNNNNNNNNNNNNNNNNNNNNNNNNNNNNNNNNNNNNNNNNNNNNNNNNNNNNNNNNNNNNNNNNNNNNNNNNNNNNNNNNNNNNNNNNNNNNNNNNNNNNNNNNNNNNNNNNNNNNNNNNNNNNNNNNNNNNNNNNNNNNNNNNNNNNNNNNNNNNNNNNNNNNNNNNNNNNNNNNNNNNNNNNNNNNNNNNNNNNNNNNNNNNNNNNNNNNNNNNNNNNNNNNNNNNNNNNNNNNNNNNNNNNNNNNNNNNNNNNNNNNNNNNNNNNNNNNNNNNNCTTCCTCAGGTCAGCTGCAGCATATATACATAACAGAGGGTGTGatttgcttcttttcatttgaaactTTTTGTGCTGCAAATGAGGATTTCTTGGTTCTTTGGTAATAACAATGCATGCTGCAATAGAAACTATTAAGTGGTAAATTGTAATCGCCGATGACTATCTCTCTGTTATAACTGATTACCAGTTAGGGTCTCGCTCTCCTATTCGAGGCAGGACAGAATCGACATACAAAAATCATGCACAAAAGGAATGAACTCTACCTGCTTCCATGTTCAGAATCCCCCCGGAAGTGCACCCTTTATTGTCATTATCTGAACCGATGATTATGTTAACTGGTTCCTGCATTTTCAAACACAAGTACGAAACCACGATTATACACTGAATATAATGCAGGCGCAACTTTTCAGTCTACTGCAGAAGCACATATGAAAAGTTACAGCTGCAGCTTGAAGCATGTTCCAGCAAATTCATAGGTATGCTTTTCTAAGAACCGTAACTCAATTTGTTTGCTCGAGGAATGCTATACCAATTTCATTACGATGGAAAGGGGCAAGGTATAACAGGTTACCTTCTTAGTTGGCTCCTGGGGATTGACCTTTTGATTCAACTCCTCTTTCTGTGAAGGTGCTAGCCTGTAGCTTGTACCAACCATGTGAGCTGCTTTTACCTTACCCTGTTCTACCTTTGGCTTCAGAACTGACAGCCTTGTAGTATAAGTGGAACATGCAGGAAGGCTGACATTAATAAGCAAGCTTTGTCAAGAATCAAAAAATCTAACAAGGACATAATGAGCAAAACAGTGAAGAGATAATGTATATGCAGAGTCATATTTACAGTACAACTGAAAAGTCATGAATATAACCTTCGTGAAGAAAGAGAAACCAGCTCTGTCATGTAGTAGCCAACAACATTTTAGTTTTGGAGCAATACAATATGTACCATTTTGGCAAAGTACCAAACGAAGTGGAAGTGGTTGGGAGGGAAAAGAAAAAAGGCCCCCGCGTCGTCCTCCCcagggcgactcgggcggcggcgcATCTCGTCATCGCAGCGCCCCCCCACCACCGGCTTccctccccctcgccgccgcccaacagcctccgccgggcaaagccccgcgcggatccggcggcggcggggctctggCGCGCCGAAGCGGCCGGTCTACGAGCAGGGGGCTCGTGTGGTGGCGGCGGTGCGTCGCTCCTCCGCGCGCGCCTTCGATTGCGTCGATGGTACAGTGTCATGGGTTTGTCTGCTTGGCGACCCCGACTTTGCCTGCGGTACACAGGCGCCGTGGCGTCGTCTGGGCCTCGCGTGACCGTTTGAATGCACCCCCGACGCAGTGGTGTCGTGGCGTTGTGCAGTCTTGGTTGCGTGATGCCTCCGATTGCGTCGATGGTGCAGTGCCATGGCTTGTTCTCGGCTGGCCAATGCCGTTCGATCTCGCTGGGGGTGCTTTGTGTTGTGTCGGGGCGTGTTTTCCCTCTTTGTTCTCCCTTGTTTATTTGTTGTGTTCTTTGCTTTACCTCTTCTCCTCCTGTGCCCCCCTGTAATTCTGGTTCACTTGAACCCATCCTGCAAAAGGCTGCGAAGTCTTATAGGCAATTTGAATACAATTCAGGTGGGGGAGTCCTCTCCCTCCCCGGTGACCTTCAAAAAAAAAAATATGTACCATTTTAAGATTTGAATTGCCAGCCTTAAACCAGCTCTGTCATGAAAATAAGCATCTTACCACAGGATTATGCAGATATGAATGGTTATTTGAACCTTTTGGGAAAGTTTAACAGTCTTCGCACTTGTGTTCGAGGGTTTCAAATTTTAGTTTTAGTTAGCACATTAAGAAACCTTTTTTTAACACCCTTTCATGAAAACTGTGACTTCAGTTCTCTAAATTACAGGGCATACATGCTCTCCTCTGAATCCCCTTCTATGTGCAAAAACACCTAGGTTAAATCTGGCATTGTGAGATTCAGGTAAATAAAATCTTGTGAGTACTGAGTAGAACTGAAATAACAGCGAGAAAACTCTCACGAAAAAAAGGAGTTTTATCTGTGGCCACACCCATGGTTTTCGAGTCGATGAGTCATTCTGGGGTAGCGACTCGGAAAAAGTCGAGCCTGCAGTTGCCCTAGTCGCGACTCGAGTCATGAGTCGACACTAAGTTGAGTCGACATTTTTTTGCGACTCATCTACTAGTCGCGACTAGTCACGCGACTCGAAATCCATGGCCACACCACATAGCTTTGTATCCCTATCAGAGCAGGATACTTCTAGGAATCTTTGTATAACATCTCTGTATATTTAGCTATCAACTGAACTATGTAAGAAATAGAGACTTAGAATATTACGgttttgttgccggtatttgttccataTGGGGCCTTCCATTTGCTACTGGTATTTGGTCCTTCTGGGGAGTTCCACTTATCTCTGGTGTTAGATCCCTCTGGGTCGTTCCATCTGTTGCCGGTGTCTGTTTCAGCTGGGACCTTCCATCTCCTACTGGAGCCTGGTTGGCGATCATGGGGCTTCCATTTTCCGCTGGTGTTTGGTTCATCAGGGGTAGTCCATTTGCTACTGGTGTCTGGTTCACTGTAGGTCTTCCGTTTGCTACAGACGTTCCGTTCATCAGGGTCTCCCTCTCTTGGCCgagaaaggctttcgccccgctttatatataaagcatcaaACCACAAGCATTCAGTACAAACACATGCCACGCCaccgcaacacacgcacacacccaggaCAGGATACAAAGGCGCTGAGCACAGCAACACCACCACTAGCACTACGGCCCCGAAGAGGTGAGActacatatgacgaaccatgcgctccaagacggcgccttcaggaagaatacgacaccggagcgccgccaccgcccgatccaaggatcagagtttcccccggagccgcatgacgggcaatgagagacgcgacgacgccttcaagaagggaacggtcttcgccgccgccggtccgtccaaagatagagcaggttttcacctcggccaaccatcaccgccaccgaacgccacaccctggcaaccacgccgcccacacga is a window of Triticum dicoccoides isolate Atlit2015 ecotype Zavitan chromosome 2B, WEW_v2.0, whole genome shotgun sequence DNA encoding:
- the LOC119360262 gene encoding 7-deoxyloganetin glucosyltransferase-like; the encoded protein is MGAATTNKKPHAVFVPFPARGHITPMMKLAKIFHYKGFHVTFFVNTQYNQRRLVRSRGPGAVAGLPGFRFATIPDGIPTSDADADADSTQPRRTRRPCYYTMTTCLPHLKSLLCDLNGAVRAPPVSCVLGDGVMSFCVDAAAELGVPCVLFWTASACGFMGYRNFRFLLDEGLTPLKDEEQVKNGYLDTPVAHARGMSKHMHLRDFSSFISTTDPGDVMFNFLKHEVEQSDRAAAVILNTFDELEQTALDAMCSILPLPVYTIGPLNFLTEQLVSEGDVGDRLAAIRPSLWREDRSCLEWFRGREPRSVVYVNYGSITTMSGQELVEFAWGLANCSYDFLWIVRNDLVKGDTAVLPSEFLEATKGRCLLASWCEQEAVLRHEAVGAFLTHCGWNSMMEGLSVGVPMLCWPFFAEQQTNSRYACVEWGVGMEVGDDVRREAVEARIREVMGGEGVGKEMRRKAAEWSEIAVRATTQPGGRSLANLESLFKDVLLIATKNAE